From a region of the bacterium genome:
- a CDS encoding ABC transporter permease, with protein sequence MAELARPLRNPLVLFGGAVIAALFLVAALAPVLAPYGPQAGSLLDRFQAPGPRHWFGTDSSGFDVFSRVLYGARPAIGSGLIVLAISTSVGTAVGLAAGYGAGAWGEVLLRTTDVFLAFPGLLLAMAVVAAVQQRTLWAIVVAISIRWWAPYARIVTAQTLSIREREYVEAARSIGARHLRVLVSHILPNALSPIIVQATLDLGAIILTTAALSFIGFGAEPGAPDWGRMVADGRQYMRDQWWVVLFPGLAIFFAVAAFNLAGDGARDAFDPRLRSE encoded by the coding sequence TTGGCTGAGCTCGCGAGGCCGCTGCGCAATCCGCTCGTGCTGTTCGGCGGCGCGGTGATCGCCGCGCTGTTTCTCGTCGCGGCGCTCGCGCCCGTGCTCGCGCCGTACGGCCCCCAGGCCGGCTCGCTGCTCGACCGGTTCCAGGCGCCGGGGCCGCGGCACTGGTTCGGCACCGACAGCTCGGGCTTCGACGTTTTCAGCCGCGTGCTCTACGGCGCGCGGCCGGCCATCGGCAGCGGCCTCATCGTGCTGGCGATCTCGACGTCGGTGGGGACCGCGGTCGGCCTCGCGGCCGGGTACGGCGCCGGGGCGTGGGGCGAGGTGCTGCTGCGGACGACCGACGTCTTCCTCGCGTTTCCGGGCCTGCTGCTGGCGATGGCGGTCGTCGCGGCGGTCCAGCAGCGGACGCTGTGGGCGATCGTCGTCGCGATCTCCATCCGCTGGTGGGCGCCGTACGCCCGCATCGTCACGGCCCAAACGTTGAGCATCCGGGAGCGCGAGTACGTGGAGGCGGCGCGCTCGATCGGCGCCCGCCACCTGCGCGTACTCGTGAGCCACATTCTGCCGAACGCCCTGAGTCCAATCATCGTGCAGGCCACGCTCGATCTCGGCGCCATCATTCTGACCACCGCCGCGCTGAGCTTCATCGGCTTCGGCGCCGAGCCGGGCGCGCCGGATTGGGGCCGCATGGTCGCCGACGGCCGTCAGTACATGCGGGACCAGTGGTGGGTGGTGCTGTTTCCGGGCCTCGCGATCTTTTTCGCCGTCGCGGCGTTCAACCTCGCCGGCGACGGGGCCCGCGACGCTTTCGATCCGCGGCTCCGCAGCGAGTAG
- the rpmE gene encoding 50S ribosomal protein L31: MKKDIHPNYRQTTVTCACGESFTTGSTRENIRVEICSKCHPFYTGQRKFVDSEGRVQKFAKKYGLRI, translated from the coding sequence ATGAAAAAGGACATTCATCCCAATTACCGCCAGACGACCGTCACGTGCGCCTGCGGCGAGTCGTTTACGACCGGGTCCACGCGCGAGAACATCCGGGTGGAGATCTGCTCGAAGTGCCATCCGTTCTACACCGGACAGCGCAAGTTCGTCGACTCCGAGGGGCGCGTGCAGAAGTTTGCCAAGAAGTACGGTCTGCGGATCTAA
- the prfA gene encoding peptide chain release factor 1 translates to MRQEYLARLAAQESRYQELTRAMADPSVLGDPAQYRRVAREHSGLAEIVDAFTEYRRVSRELEDAEQLLRTETDPEFRALADAERAALTAQRAALEQRLEALLVPRDPRDERDVIIEIRGGTGGEEAALFAGALARMYGRYAERRGWRSEILSSNPTGLGGFKEVVLGIEGRGAYSRLKYESGVHRVQRVPATEASGRIHTSTATVAVLPEAEEVDVVIRPDELQIDTYRAGGAGGQNVNKVETAVRITHLPTGLVIACQDERSQHQNREKAMRILRAHLLEQAVEKQKAEIAETRRKQVGWGERSEKIRTYNFPQDRVTDHRIGKTVHNLPGVLDGNLDDLIDSLAAADRLESLTAPAGS, encoded by the coding sequence GTGCGGCAGGAATACCTTGCCCGGCTCGCGGCGCAGGAGTCCCGCTACCAGGAACTGACCCGCGCGATGGCCGATCCGTCCGTGCTCGGCGACCCGGCGCAGTACCGCCGGGTCGCCCGCGAGCACTCCGGCCTGGCCGAGATCGTCGACGCCTTCACGGAATACCGCCGCGTCTCCCGTGAATTGGAGGACGCCGAGCAGCTGCTCCGCACCGAGACCGACCCCGAGTTCCGCGCGCTCGCGGACGCGGAACGGGCGGCGTTGACCGCGCAGCGCGCCGCGCTCGAGCAGCGGCTCGAGGCCCTGCTGGTGCCGCGCGATCCCCGGGACGAGCGCGACGTCATCATCGAGATCCGCGGCGGGACCGGCGGCGAGGAAGCGGCGCTGTTCGCCGGCGCCCTCGCGCGGATGTATGGGCGCTACGCGGAACGCCGCGGGTGGCGGTCCGAGATTCTGTCCAGCAACCCCACCGGGCTCGGCGGCTTCAAGGAAGTCGTGCTCGGGATCGAGGGCCGCGGCGCCTACAGCCGCCTCAAGTACGAGAGCGGTGTGCACCGGGTCCAGCGCGTCCCGGCGACAGAGGCGAGCGGCCGCATTCACACGTCGACCGCCACGGTCGCCGTGCTGCCCGAGGCCGAAGAGGTCGACGTCGTCATTCGCCCGGACGAGCTGCAGATCGACACCTACCGTGCCGGCGGCGCCGGCGGGCAGAACGTCAACAAGGTCGAGACCGCGGTCCGCATCACGCACCTGCCGACCGGGCTCGTGATCGCCTGTCAGGACGAGCGCTCGCAGCACCAAAACCGCGAAAAGGCGATGCGAATCCTCCGCGCCCACCTGCTCGAGCAGGCGGTGGAGAAGCAAAAGGCGGAGATCGCCGAGACGCGGCGCAAGCAGGTCGGGTGGGGCGAGCGCAGCGAGAAGATCCGGACCTACAATTTTCCTCAAGATCGCGTGACCGACCATCGCATCGGCAAGACGGTGCACAACCTGCCGGGCGTCCTGGACGGGAACCTCGACGATCTGATCGACTCCCTCGCGGCCGCGGACCGGCTCGAGAGTCTGACCGCACCCGCCGGCTCGTGA
- the prmC gene encoding peptide chain release factor N(5)-glutamine methyltransferase, translated as MTPGRGGVADVRADRAEYSTREDARAWGLARLREAGLDAREAWVEADLLLRHAAGLTREETLLRPSAPLGDEAGEAYAALIARRAAGWPSAYLTGRCEFCGLLLDVDPRVLIPRPETERLVEVAVAALAARPAPLIVDVGTGSGAIALALTHLLPGARAVATDLSDGALAVARANAGRLGLAGRIIWRRGDALDALAGVVPPAGADAICANPPYVPTADLAALAREIREHEPRGALDGGPDGLAVHRRIVGAAAPYLRPGGLLVLETSALGQQARAVAALIGAEGTFAPAEIVRDYAGLDRVVVAARLASFNGGVPADPPPAITISTPARGAAGRGDAP; from the coding sequence GTGACGCCCGGCCGGGGCGGCGTCGCGGACGTGCGCGCGGACCGCGCGGAGTATTCGACCCGCGAGGACGCGCGGGCGTGGGGTCTCGCGCGCCTGCGTGAGGCCGGCCTCGATGCGCGGGAGGCGTGGGTGGAGGCCGATCTGCTGCTCCGCCACGCCGCCGGGTTGACCCGCGAGGAGACGCTGCTTCGCCCGTCGGCGCCCCTCGGGGACGAGGCCGGCGAGGCCTACGCGGCGCTCATCGCCCGCCGGGCGGCGGGATGGCCGTCGGCGTACCTCACCGGCCGGTGCGAGTTCTGCGGGCTGCTCCTCGACGTGGACCCGCGGGTTCTGATTCCCCGCCCGGAAACCGAGCGGCTCGTCGAAGTGGCCGTGGCCGCGCTCGCCGCGCGCCCGGCCCCGTTGATCGTGGACGTGGGTACGGGCAGCGGCGCGATCGCGCTCGCGCTGACGCATCTGCTGCCCGGGGCGCGCGCCGTCGCGACCGACCTCTCGGACGGCGCCTTGGCCGTGGCCCGCGCCAACGCCGGCCGCCTCGGTCTGGCCGGCCGTATTATCTGGCGCCGCGGGGATGCGCTCGACGCGCTGGCCGGAGTCGTGCCGCCCGCGGGCGCGGACGCGATCTGCGCGAACCCGCCGTACGTGCCGACGGCGGACCTCGCCGCGCTGGCGCGTGAGATTCGCGAGCACGAGCCGCGCGGCGCCCTCGACGGCGGTCCGGACGGTCTGGCGGTCCACCGGCGCATCGTCGGCGCCGCGGCACCGTACCTCCGTCCGGGGGGCCTCCTGGTCCTCGAGACGTCCGCCTTAGGACAGCAGGCGCGCGCCGTCGCGGCGCTCATCGGCGCGGAAGGGACCTTCGCCCCGGCGGAGATCGTCCGCGACTACGCCGGACTCGACCGGGTGGTCGTCGCCGCGCGGCTGGCATCGTTCAACGGCGGCGTGCCGGCGGACCCGCCGCCGGCAATCACGATCTCAACGCCGGCGCGCGGCGCCGCGGGACGGGGGGACGCACCGTGA
- a CDS encoding L-threonylcarbamoyladenylate synthase, which yields MIRGHPTRPMQLIGVHPASQDVPRQAVRTLLDGGLVAFPTDTYYALGASALDGEAVARVFAAKRRPHTEPLPVFVADTGQWRMLVSELPEIALRLAERFWPGPLTIVCRRAPHLPPLLAGGGETIGVRQPGSVLAVALCRALGMPITGTSANTHGVPAPVTAIEVGMDLGGHVDLILDGGTCPGGHPSTVVDITRTPLVVVRAGGVTPEELREVTGPLAVPATPAPA from the coding sequence GTGATCAGAGGACATCCGACGCGCCCGATGCAGCTGATCGGCGTGCATCCGGCGTCGCAGGACGTACCGCGGCAGGCCGTGCGCACCTTGCTCGACGGCGGCCTCGTCGCGTTTCCCACCGACACCTACTACGCGCTCGGGGCGTCCGCCTTGGACGGGGAAGCCGTGGCGCGCGTCTTCGCGGCCAAGCGCCGGCCCCACACGGAGCCCCTGCCGGTTTTCGTCGCGGACACGGGACAGTGGCGAATGCTCGTGTCGGAGCTGCCGGAGATCGCGCTGCGGCTCGCGGAGCGGTTTTGGCCCGGTCCCCTCACGATCGTGTGCCGGCGGGCGCCGCATCTACCGCCGCTGCTCGCCGGGGGCGGTGAGACGATCGGGGTGCGCCAGCCCGGCTCGGTCCTCGCGGTCGCGCTCTGCCGCGCGCTCGGGATGCCCATCACGGGGACGAGCGCCAACACCCACGGCGTGCCGGCGCCGGTGACGGCCATCGAAGTGGGGATGGACCTCGGCGGCCACGTCGATCTGATCCTCGACGGCGGCACGTGCCCCGGCGGCCATCCGTCCACGGTCGTGGACATCACCCGCACGCCGCTCGTTGTCGTCCGCGCCGGCGGGGTCACGCCGGAGGAACTACGCGAGGTGACCGGTCCGCTCGCCGTCCCGGCGACGCCGGCGCCGGCCTAG
- the glyA gene encoding serine hydroxymethyltransferase, translated as MDELRRTDPEIADAIANDVERQRYYVNLIASENYASRAVLEALGSVMTNKYAEGYPGKRYYGGCEFVDVVEQLAIDRVRALFGAEHANVQPHAGAQANMAAYFALIKPGDSVLAMNLAHGGHLTHGSPVNFSGQLYRIVPYGVRADTEQIDYDELARLAREHRPKLVVSGATAYSRQFDFATIRAICDDVGAIMMVDMAHFAGLVAGKAHPDPVPYADVVTSTTHKTLRGPRGGLVLSKERHAAAIDKAVFPGIQGGPLMHVVAAKAVCFKEAMHPDFRTYAARIVENARTLAEEFVRRGYHVVSGGTDNHLILLDVRSKGLTGRKAQRALDAAHIVANKNMIPFDPEKPMTTSGLRIGTPALTTRGMQAAEMRQVAAWIDTVLSAPEDAAVQARVRDEVRALCAAFPIYPEPVEAVR; from the coding sequence GTGGATGAGCTGCGCCGCACGGATCCCGAGATTGCCGACGCCATCGCGAACGATGTCGAGCGCCAGCGCTACTACGTCAACCTGATCGCGTCGGAGAACTACGCCAGCCGGGCCGTGCTCGAAGCGCTCGGCAGCGTGATGACCAACAAGTACGCCGAGGGGTATCCCGGCAAGCGCTACTACGGCGGCTGCGAGTTCGTGGACGTGGTCGAGCAGCTCGCCATCGACCGGGTGCGCGCCCTGTTCGGCGCGGAGCACGCGAACGTGCAGCCGCACGCCGGCGCCCAGGCGAACATGGCCGCGTACTTCGCCCTCATCAAGCCGGGCGACTCCGTGCTGGCGATGAACCTGGCGCACGGCGGGCACCTGACCCACGGCAGCCCGGTCAACTTCTCCGGCCAGCTCTACCGCATCGTTCCCTACGGCGTGCGCGCCGACACCGAGCAGATCGACTACGACGAGCTCGCGCGCCTCGCGCGCGAGCACCGGCCGAAGCTCGTGGTCTCCGGAGCCACGGCTTACTCGCGCCAGTTCGACTTCGCGACGATCCGCGCGATCTGCGACGACGTAGGCGCCATCATGATGGTCGACATGGCGCACTTCGCCGGCCTCGTCGCGGGCAAGGCCCACCCCGACCCGGTGCCCTACGCGGACGTGGTGACCTCCACCACACACAAGACCCTGCGCGGCCCCCGGGGCGGGTTGGTCCTGTCGAAGGAGCGCCACGCCGCGGCGATCGACAAGGCGGTCTTCCCCGGGATCCAAGGCGGGCCGTTGATGCACGTCGTCGCCGCGAAGGCGGTGTGCTTCAAGGAGGCGATGCATCCCGACTTCCGGACGTACGCGGCGCGCATCGTCGAGAACGCGCGGACGCTGGCCGAGGAGTTCGTGCGGCGCGGCTATCACGTCGTCTCCGGCGGGACGGACAACCACCTCATTCTGCTCGACGTGCGCAGCAAGGGCCTCACCGGCCGCAAGGCCCAGCGGGCCCTCGACGCCGCGCACATCGTCGCCAACAAGAACATGATCCCGTTCGACCCGGAGAAGCCGATGACGACAAGCGGCCTCCGGATCGGCACCCCGGCGCTGACCACACGCGGCATGCAGGCGGCCGAGATGCGGCAGGTCGCCGCCTGGATCGACACGGTGCTGAGCGCGCCCGAGGACGCGGCCGTGCAGGCGCGCGTGCGGGACGAGGTGCGCGCGCTGTGCGCGGCGTTTCCGATCTATCCGGAGCCGGTCGAAGCGGTGCGGTAG